TTCTTTGATAAGTATCGTCAACCATAGCTTAAGATTCCTACCAGCGTTCGTTCATATGAAGAAAGCTCTAGAGGGAGGGTATTTGAACGGCCCTGTGAATGTCATAGAAATTAGAGTACATATGGGTAGTTTGTTGCACAATGGTAAGTTAATTTCGAATTGAACGATTACTCTTCTTAGAGAGATACTAACGCTGATCTGCGTacaattttatgtatttttacagGATACGATTGGTTATGCGACGATACGATGGGAGGAGGCATTTTAGCACTGGTAGGAAGCCACGTGATAGacttaatttttcatttgatCGGTCAACGGGCCTCCAGAGTACACGCGGTAGTTCGTACTTTCACTCAGACTACAAAACATATAAATGGAATAAGGCATGTGACGTCGCCAGATTTCTGTAACTTTCAAATGGAACTGAGCGGCGGCACTTTGGTGACGGCAACGTTAAGCAACCATTTGCAAGGGCAGCTGTCCCAAGAGGTATTAATATGCGGAGGGGGTAATCATCTTCTTGCGCGTGGCGGAGATCTACACGGTTGCCGTAACGGGCAAGAAGAAACGTTGTATCGTGATACGGACAGTTTGCAAGATGTATCATTTCCTATTGCTGATTCCATTCCAAGACCATACATCAAGGGATTAAGAAATATGATTGCTGCGCTCAGAGAAGCATTTCAATCTGTGGAGGATAAAAAAGGTTGGATAAAAGAACCAGTGTTCTCAGCGTCAACTTTTGAAGATGGTTTATATGTACAGGCAGTTATCGACGCGTTGCGGCAAAGTAACAAACGACGGGAATGGGTGAAGGTTAATATTTTAACGGAAGAACCAGACCCAAACCCTTTGTTAAGTGCAGCTGTAAGAGCTACTGCCATTTCGATATGATGTAACTGTTACATAAACACTGCTTTCCAGCTGCATGAAAATCTTGAGTGTTACGACACAATGACGTAGCAAAGAAAGACAGATAGTTACTAATTACGAATTTGTAACTGTCGTCTACAAGGcacagtcttccccggattatcgagaaagattcgggACCGGGGAATCCTCGGTACtgtcgtttgcagaaaagaaggcgcccggacgctaagcagggcaagggggctactttgctcgcattggccgACGCGACACCGTCGACCAGTACAAAGTAGGCGAACTGTACACAGGCGGTGGGAGCCTAAGTCAGACCTTGCCCCGCTCAGCgtccgggcgccttcttttctgcaaacgacaGTAGTTGGTACGCTACGaattgcgtgcggcgtagcaTACCATTGGTTcatccttaaccacgctccgtccgaggaacccgcctcaggtctcaactctcgaaaatcagactcgcactgactctgtgctgatgccagaaaatgagttggattagttgtttctgatagagacgaagatagctctataagaatcaacgaatccaagtcattttctggtaccagcacagagtcagtgcgagataccgaattcgctattagtaaACGTAGTGACGTTCGCTAAAAATGGGCCGAGTTTGAACTCAGTTCCATCGAGAAATCTTAAAAAagccattggtaatactttcatgaacatttatcaaaaacatgaacattatatttttctgtaccgggtattttacctggcccAATGGTTTCATTGCTCTCGGTAGTTAACGGGCGGCTTACCCGGGACCGCAGGCTCccgctcgcagcgaggaagcaaaactgtggggtgggtaggtctttcccgataatccggggaaaaaagcatttcaataatgcCAGGAAGACTGTAGCTCCGAATGCAAAGTAACATATTTAAAAGCTAGATTttaactatttattttatttggtaTCGTACGAGAGATATCTATTGCATTGTAAATATGCGAATGAATACATGTGTTTTggatgtttttttaatatgtttgcACTCGCGTAGAAGAGTAAGTGTatagtatttataaaaatatagaatcttCTGTAATTGATATTAACGAAATACTGTTtcatatattaataaaacatttgcATTTCTTTGCTTGGTCCAGAAAACAGTATACCGATAAATTCTACTACAAACAAACGCTTTGTTATGTAAAATCTTACCAATTCATTAATTTATTCTATcgctattaatttattatatattctttcgttatttcaaattttacacaATGCAGATGTGCAGTAGTTAATAAGTTGAATAAATAAgcaaaatttttaatacaattgtaattttttgtctTATTCAACACAGCCCATCCATACTCCATTTatgcaaaatttaatttccattTGCATACATCCTGCCGGCACATGTTTGCATAACGTTTGATCTTTGACCGTTGTGTAAACGAGGCACAAAAGGAACATTTTCCGGGGCTGGCGGCGAATGCTTAACGCATAGCGTCGACGATTCCGAGCCGCCGAtggcgtgagagagagagacagagcatGAGGACGTGAAAGAcaaagcgagacaaagtatcatacGCAGGGCCGGCGAAACCTATTATGCAAGTTATGTGCcacataagggcgccagccgaaagGGGCGCTAACAACTATAtcgcacgcttaataataaagaaatccaacacccatataaacaaaatgaCAATGAAAATCTCGtacatcctcgcgccggccctgatcATATGTCCTCTGTTTCGTCCTTTCTTGCTCgctctcgggttctctcactctcaactgaaggattccaagaagtggtggcGATAGCAACGAACGCTTAACGCATAGCTGAGATGAGCCCATAACGAGATTTTACTGGAGGCTTCTTTTTAAGatgtagattttaaaattaacgttGCAGTGGCATGTTAAAAACAGCATTGCACCCCGTCTCAGGtaggcgagccgcgcgctctgcTATTATCGTCGACCGACCGCACCACAGCCCATATTATTTCAATTAGGTCTAAAAAACAACATCGACAGCTTTCGTACCCATCGCAATGATGTCATTTATACCTGCAGAAGAATTTTACTACTCACTCTTGGCTaatgacatattttttataataaataatcagaTTTATAAGTACCAACTTGTCTGTTTATTGATTATCTGTTGAAAAAATGCCATTGATGGGTCAGGAAGGATGTCAGGGTTATCAGTTCCAATGATGGGGTCAACTTGGTGCCAATATTTCGAATTTAGCGCATTTTGGGActtttctttatataatttaCTTAAACATACTTTCCGAAgaataacccagacctaacccaacaACAATTCtagttaatttttataaatgttgTATATGTTACATTTACAAGTGTAAATACACAAGAAAGACAATACATtttattatgtaaaaattcatttattaccaattcgtttaattattttacaagaaataAAGTACTCGAAATACTGAATATGCTTCTTACACGAGAATATTACAGTAACTCTTATGAAACCATCAcgttaattgaaatttaaatacatttcATAAAGAGACTCGTGACACcgagaaatttcattttatgAATGCTGACCTCACCCAGTTAATTCGTATGTATCAGCAGCCGTTTTTTGTCTATTACATTAAAATTGTCATGTTTATTCGAAAGACATTCATTTACTTTCAGTTCAcccacagaaataaattacaatttcaTTAACTCGTATTTGGTAACATGTAGGAATTGATCTGTTATATTCAAAGAAGTTTTATTAGTGAAGTACAGTAATGTATCACGTTTACGTATTACTGTGAAAAATGTTAGACGAATGATAGAATGAATAATGGGACTAACCATCGTTAATTCTTACACTTTTAGAACATGCAGCTATTACCGGGATCCCTTTTCTACTCCTGCCGCTGCGTTTTCTTCTTTCAATGCCGCTGCAAGTATGTTTCTTCACCGACGAGATCCCCCGACCTGAGTACAGGAAGGACGTTCTTGGTAATATTAGGACTCATACTCCCAATCTGAGTTCATCTCACTGCCCCAGCGTGTCCTCATCCCGCTTgtaatctattaaaaaaattgtattatttggTGCATAGTGTTCATCCAAAGCTCACGATAGGTATGAGCATGTACATTATTATAAAATCTTAAACTATGTGAAATTCTGTACTCTCAATATATCGTTAGTTCATGTAAAGAATGTATTCGCATTGATTTGGTTCTAATTCCATCCCGTTATACGTTGGAAACTGTCGTGATTTCGAGAATGCAATACGTTGGTTTGTCTCGTTTCATGTCTTCCAGTGCGACTAATATAAGTGCCAGCAATTAATCGAGAATATAATTCTTAACCGACATCCACATAATCGAGAATTACGCAGATATTCTTGCCGAACTGTTACAAAAATAAGCTGCCGAGGAGTTCctttaattttcatgtaattaATAATGCTACAATAGCGATCATGTAAATATCGTAAATAATAGTACCAGCGATGTATACATATATTGcccatataatatatataaagccTCAGTTTTCTCTTTGCACTGCATTTAAAAATGTAACGAAGCAATAACCAAAAATAGCTTCTACACCATGGTATCGAAGGGAACCGAATTGGACACTGCGGAATAGAAAATTTAGCTAGACACAGCGAGACGAGAAGTGAGATTCCGTAACGGCGCTATTACAAGCAAAATAAATCGAACCTTGCCACACCTTCAAACGAACCATCTGTCCAAATAAAAAGGATCATATCGGTTGTTCATTAAGAGATGGAATTAGAACTGACGCGTATTAAACACTAAAAGCAATCGCTGTCGCAGCATCTTCGCAACGGTATTTTCACAATCGACGATTATaacgtttcttttttctctgtAGTTTCTATTATAAATCTTTAGTGCTCGCAATAATTGATATAGGCACAATGCGCGCGAAGCGCGTTCTGctttttcttttgttcatttgcttatgtacttttttttttttaatttgtttgcttTAACGAGCAAATAGTAAAGGGCGCACGCGTTGAACATACCTTCTGTTTAAATTCAAAGCACCGCCAGCTTTGAGCGCAAACGCAATTTGTAGCACGGTATCCGCATATCGAAGCTTGCATTAATCACCAGAGTGTCGCATCTACAGGCCACACGCATAGGAAAGCGACTTGATATCGTTTCTTCAATAATTCGATGTTGATATGCCACCAGGATTAGAGTGCGCTGCGCTTACGCGGTTCGTCGCATAATTCAAGATCACGCTGTCTGAGTACAAGTCATGTAGATACCATCATACTCCAAATGACGTTCTGCATTGCGCCTTGCTTTTCGTCGCACGGGTGCGTGTTCTACCATGTCTTATTTAAAAGTCTAAACATTCTCGCCCCCTCAAAGTACTGGTAGATGAACAGAATAGAATTTCACTCTCCTAATTACtctcaaaaataaaaaccaaTATAACATGATCGCGAGTAAAGCCAACaggtttataatattcctacgCAACATTTCACGACTGGTTTCAGTCTTTTATTATCCACGCGGAACGTTTGTGCTTAGATAGTAAACAGTAATTAGATTTACTAAATAGCAAGTATAGTTTGATAGCTGTTGGTGCTGTAACACCTTTACTGGTACTATTTGAATAATGGTTCTGATAATCATAGAGCATTTTCTCTGTTCCTTGCTTGCTATTTAGCACTCTTACATCTCCACTTAGGCAACCGTTCAGTTCATCGACTTATTGGACTTTTAATTGGACAACCAGTGTATTAGAAACTTGGTTGCATCC
The nucleotide sequence above comes from Andrena cerasifolii isolate SP2316 chromosome 2, iyAndCera1_principal, whole genome shotgun sequence. Encoded proteins:
- the LOC143365975 gene encoding glucose-fructose oxidoreductase domain-containing protein 1, which codes for MTLPGIGVFGTGSIVRIIIPFLREKGFRIEAIWGRTLAEVSEVATDLEIPFHTSRIDDVLLRKDVDLIFIMCSPSLHAQIAVKALGIGKHVVCDKPAGLSQSEALKMVRAAQYYPSLISIVNHSLRFLPAFVHMKKALEGGYLNGPVNVIEIRVHMGSLLHNGYDWLCDDTMGGGILALVGSHVIDLIFHLIGQRASRVHAVVRTFTQTTKHINGIRHVTSPDFCNFQMELSGGTLVTATLSNHLQGQLSQEVLICGGGNHLLARGGDLHGCRNGQEETLYRDTDSLQDVSFPIADSIPRPYIKGLRNMIAALREAFQSVEDKKGWIKEPVFSASTFEDGLYVQAVIDALRQSNKRREWVKVNILTEEPDPNPLLSAAVRATAISI